The following are encoded together in the Deinococcus soli (ex Cha et al. 2016) genome:
- a CDS encoding DNA-3-methyladenine glycosylase — protein sequence MTLSLAPAHFRGDPVSVARALLGGTLVRVLEGGERLTGRIVEVEAYDCPRDPACTAGRFHAARSAEMAIPPGTWLFWTAHGHPLLQVACRPEGVSASVLIRALQPLEGLGHMLSFRPVTRERDLTNGPAKLVYALGLNPARISGRPVNAPELHLLPPPAPLPDEEVEVTARVGSREGRTLPWRFTVRGNPWVSPAAPSMDLARPVSEK from the coding sequence TTGACCCTCTCGCTCGCCCCAGCCCACTTCCGGGGTGACCCGGTCAGCGTCGCGCGCGCGCTGCTGGGCGGGACGCTGGTGCGCGTGCTGGAGGGTGGGGAACGCCTGACCGGGCGGATCGTCGAGGTCGAGGCCTACGACTGCCCGCGCGACCCCGCCTGCACCGCCGGACGCTTCCACGCGGCCCGCAGCGCCGAGATGGCCATCCCGCCCGGCACGTGGCTGTTCTGGACGGCCCACGGTCACCCGCTGCTTCAGGTCGCGTGCCGACCGGAGGGCGTGTCGGCCAGCGTGCTCATCCGCGCCCTGCAGCCGCTGGAGGGCCTGGGGCACATGCTGAGCTTCCGGCCTGTCACCCGCGAACGGGACCTGACGAACGGCCCCGCGAAACTGGTGTACGCGCTGGGCCTGAACCCCGCGCGGATCAGCGGACGGCCGGTGAACGCCCCGGAACTGCACCTCCTGCCGCCCCCCGCGCCGCTGCCCGACGAGGAGGTGGAGGTCACCGCCCGCGTCGGCAGCCGCGAGGGTCGCACCCTCCCGTGGCGCTTCACGGTCCGGGGCAACCCCTGGGTGTCGCCTGCCGCGCCCAGCATGGACCTCGCCCGCCCGGTCAGCGAGAAGTAG
- a CDS encoding DNA-3-methyladenine glycosylase has protein sequence MDLSHARALSAQAFAGDPVTLARDLLGAVLVRVLPGGERLAARIVETEGYDCPRDPSCYVVARLPGAAASMAGPPGRVYYHVAYDQPLLNIVCRPEGVQAAVLIRAAEPLAGEERMRERRPVKRRLDLTNGPAKLVTALHLGPELRGQPVDGPDFYLVPGDPLPDGDVTTTARVGLRRGADLPWRFLISGNPWVSAGKPSA, from the coding sequence ATGGACCTCTCCCACGCCCGCGCCCTGAGCGCCCAGGCCTTCGCGGGCGACCCGGTCACCCTGGCGCGTGACCTGCTGGGGGCCGTGCTGGTGCGCGTGCTGCCCGGCGGCGAACGGCTGGCCGCGCGGATCGTGGAGACCGAGGGCTACGACTGCCCGCGCGACCCCAGCTGCTATGTCGTCGCCCGGCTGCCCGGCGCGGCGGCAAGCATGGCGGGCCCGCCGGGCCGCGTGTACTACCACGTCGCGTACGATCAACCCCTGCTGAACATCGTCTGCCGGCCCGAGGGCGTGCAGGCCGCCGTCCTGATCCGCGCCGCCGAACCCCTGGCGGGCGAGGAGCGCATGCGTGAACGGCGGCCCGTGAAGCGCCGCCTGGACCTCACGAACGGCCCCGCGAAACTCGTCACGGCCCTGCACCTGGGACCCGAGCTGCGCGGCCAGCCGGTGGACGGCCCGGACTTCTACCTCGTGCCCGGCGACCCCCTGCCGGACGGGGACGTGACCACCACCGCCCGCGTGGGCCTGCGCCGGGGCGCCGACCTGCCCTGGCGGTTCCTGATCAGCGGCAATCCCTGGGTGTCGGCGGGGAAACCCAGCGCCTAA
- the meaB gene encoding methylmalonyl Co-A mutase-associated GTPase MeaB, with translation MPATPHPLTLPLLSGARRALAKAITLVESTRPEHEAQAQALLSEVLPRAGRSVRIGLTGVPGVGKSTFIEALGVRLADAGHRVAVLAVDPSSARTGGSIMGDKTRMPRLTVHPNAFIRPSPSGGTLGGVARRTRESITLCEAAGFDVILVETVGVGQSETQVAAMTDLFLLLTLPNAGDELQGIKRGIMELADVCVVNKADTNPQAAVRAQTELRTALTLLTPQDAPWRPVALRASALTGEGLDGVWATIEAYRAAVDLRVKRQGQAAQWFDELLREAAWRAFQAGLDPTRLHALRAEVTRGERTAVQGVAALLTPDPYSGFQFH, from the coding sequence TTGCCCGCCACTCCGCATCCTCTGACGCTGCCGCTGCTGTCGGGGGCGCGGCGGGCGCTGGCGAAAGCCATCACGCTGGTCGAGTCCACGCGGCCCGAGCATGAGGCGCAGGCGCAGGCGCTCCTGTCGGAGGTGCTGCCGCGTGCGGGGCGGTCGGTGCGGATCGGCCTGACGGGCGTGCCGGGCGTGGGGAAGAGCACGTTCATCGAGGCGCTGGGCGTGCGGCTGGCCGACGCGGGGCACCGGGTGGCGGTGCTGGCGGTGGACCCCAGTTCAGCCCGGACGGGCGGCAGCATCATGGGCGACAAGACGCGCATGCCGCGCCTGACGGTGCACCCGAATGCGTTCATCCGCCCCAGCCCCAGTGGGGGCACGCTGGGGGGCGTGGCGCGGCGCACGCGGGAGTCCATCACGCTGTGCGAGGCGGCGGGCTTCGACGTGATCCTCGTGGAGACGGTCGGCGTGGGCCAGAGTGAGACGCAGGTGGCCGCCATGACCGACCTTTTTCTGCTGCTGACCCTGCCGAACGCGGGGGATGAGTTGCAGGGCATCAAGCGCGGGATCATGGAACTGGCGGACGTGTGCGTGGTGAACAAGGCCGACACGAACCCGCAGGCGGCGGTGCGCGCGCAGACGGAGTTGCGCACGGCACTGACCCTGCTGACCCCACAAGACGCGCCGTGGCGGCCCGTGGCGCTGCGGGCATCCGCTTTGACGGGTGAGGGGCTGGACGGGGTGTGGGCGACTATCGAGGCGTACCGCGCCGCCGTGGACCTGCGCGTGAAACGCCAGGGGCAGGCGGCGCAGTGGTTCGACGAACTGCTGCGCGAGGCCGCGTGGCGGGCGTTCCAGGCGGGCCTGGACCCGACGAGGCTGCACGCCCTGCGCGCCGAGGTCACGCGCGGGGAGCGGACGGCAGTGCAGGGCGTCGCAGCGCTGCTGACCCCGGATCCATACAGCGGTTTCCAGTTCCATTGA
- the scpA gene encoding methylmalonyl-CoA mutase gives MPDLSAWKAQASKDLKGADPARLNRETPEGITLRALYTADDVQDVDTASLPGLPPFTRGPRATMYAARPWTIRQYAGFSTAEESNAFYRRNLAAGQKGLSVAFDLATHRGYDSDHPRVVGDVGKAGVAIDSVEDMKILFDGIPLSEMSVSMTMNGAVLPILAGYIVAGLEQGATLDQLSGTIQNDILKEFMVRNTYIYPPAPSMRIIADIIEFTAQQMPRFNSISISGYHIQEAGANAALELAYTLADGLEYVKAALGKGLHIDEFAPRLSFFFGIGMNFYMEVAKLRAARLLWSELMAPFEPRNPMSRALRTHCQTSGWSLTEQDPYNNVIRTTVEAMAAVFGGTQSLHTNSFDEAIGLPTDFSARIARNTQLVIQEETGIPHVVDPWGGSFMMERLTHDLAEKARELMREVESLGGMAKAIESGVPKLRIEESAARKQARIDRGEDVIVGVNKYRPTQDTPVDVLDIDNAAVRDAQIARLNRVRETRNPQAVQAALAALEHAARSGEGNLLALAVTAMAARCTVGEVSDALERAWGRHAAEIRTLSGVYAAGYDGDEGFAALQGEIEAFAEAEGRRPRILVVKMGQDGHDRGAKVIATGFADLGFDVDVGPLFQTPDEAARQAIENDVHVVGVSSQAAGHKTLVPQLIAALREQGAGDILVVVGGVIPQQDYPALREAGAAGIFGPGTPILNSAREVLNLLRAREQA, from the coding sequence ATGCCCGACCTGAGTGCCTGGAAAGCCCAGGCCAGCAAGGACTTAAAAGGCGCCGACCCGGCGCGCCTGAATCGCGAGACGCCCGAGGGCATCACCCTCCGGGCGCTGTACACCGCAGACGACGTGCAGGACGTGGACACGGCCTCACTGCCGGGCCTGCCGCCCTTCACGCGCGGCCCGCGCGCCACCATGTACGCCGCGCGCCCCTGGACGATCCGGCAGTACGCGGGCTTCAGCACCGCCGAGGAATCGAACGCCTTCTACCGCCGCAACCTCGCCGCCGGGCAGAAGGGCCTGTCGGTCGCGTTCGACCTCGCCACGCACCGGGGGTACGACAGCGACCACCCGCGCGTGGTGGGCGACGTGGGCAAGGCCGGGGTCGCCATCGACTCTGTCGAGGACATGAAGATCCTCTTCGACGGCATCCCGCTGTCCGAGATGTCGGTGTCCATGACCATGAACGGCGCGGTCCTGCCGATCCTGGCGGGGTACATCGTGGCGGGACTGGAGCAGGGCGCGACCCTGGATCAGCTCTCGGGCACCATCCAGAACGACATCCTCAAAGAGTTCATGGTGCGCAACACCTACATCTACCCCCCGGCGCCCAGCATGCGGATCATCGCGGACATCATCGAGTTCACGGCGCAGCAGATGCCGCGCTTCAACTCCATTTCCATTTCCGGGTACCACATCCAGGAGGCCGGGGCGAACGCCGCGCTGGAACTCGCCTACACCCTCGCGGACGGCCTGGAGTACGTGAAGGCCGCGCTCGGCAAGGGGCTGCACATCGACGAGTTCGCGCCGCGCCTGAGTTTCTTCTTCGGGATCGGCATGAACTTCTACATGGAGGTCGCCAAGCTCCGCGCCGCCCGCCTGCTCTGGAGCGAACTCATGGCGCCCTTCGAGCCGAGAAACCCCATGAGCCGCGCGCTGCGCACCCACTGCCAGACCAGCGGCTGGTCGCTGACCGAACAGGACCCGTACAACAACGTCATCCGCACGACCGTCGAGGCGATGGCCGCCGTGTTCGGCGGCACGCAGAGCCTCCACACGAACTCCTTCGACGAGGCCATCGGCCTGCCCACCGACTTCAGCGCCCGCATCGCCCGCAACACCCAGCTGGTGATCCAGGAGGAGACGGGCATCCCGCACGTCGTGGACCCCTGGGGCGGCAGTTTCATGATGGAACGCCTCACCCACGATCTGGCCGAGAAGGCGCGGGAACTGATGCGCGAGGTCGAGTCGCTGGGCGGCATGGCGAAGGCCATCGAGAGCGGCGTGCCGAAACTGCGCATCGAGGAGTCCGCCGCGCGCAAACAGGCCCGCATCGACCGGGGCGAGGACGTCATCGTCGGCGTGAACAAGTACCGGCCCACGCAGGACACCCCGGTGGACGTGCTGGACATCGACAACGCCGCCGTGCGCGACGCGCAGATCGCCCGCCTGAACCGCGTGCGGGAAACACGCAACCCGCAGGCTGTGCAGGCCGCCCTCGCGGCCCTGGAACACGCGGCCCGCAGCGGCGAGGGCAATCTGCTGGCCCTGGCGGTCACCGCCATGGCAGCCCGCTGCACGGTCGGCGAGGTCAGCGACGCCCTGGAACGCGCCTGGGGCCGCCACGCCGCCGAGATCCGCACCCTCAGCGGCGTATACGCCGCCGGGTACGACGGCGACGAGGGCTTCGCCGCCCTGCAGGGTGAGATCGAGGCCTTTGCCGAGGCCGAGGGACGCCGCCCCCGCATCCTGGTCGTGAAGATGGGCCAGGACGGGCACGACCGCGGCGCGAAGGTCATTGCCACGGGATTCGCCGACCTGGGCTTCGACGTGGACGTCGGCCCCCTCTTCCAGACGCCCGACGAGGCCGCGCGGCAGGCCATCGAGAACGATGTGCATGTGGTGGGCGTGAGCAGTCAGGCCGCCGGGCACAAGACCCTCGTGCCGCAACTGATCGCCGCGCTGCGTGAACAGGGCGCCGGGGACATCCTGGTCGTTGTGGGCGGCGTGATCCCGCAGCAGGACTACCCCGCCCTGCGCGAGGCGGGCGCGGCGGGCATCTTCGGCCCCGGCACCCCCATCCTGAATAGCGCGCGCGAAGTACTGAACCTCCTGCGGGCGCGCGAACAGGCGTGA
- a CDS encoding S41 family peptidase, producing the protein MRRTLLLLATLLSTQTVRAEALEPLQVDRIIESLRRFPYLYPFDEKKVRQGAEQGIDGLIRALGDPDVRFSPRNALVPSTNPQKGTTFGLEFEQDGAAQQGVQLAAIPPFTSAWYQGLQPGDIIEGIGDHDVRSVTRHAAAALLPLLEDQFVDLIVRRGETRQVVRVTRQAITPTLTVREGLPTGTAYLAMPTLFTGLSDVTDQLTRAIQLLQEDGIATLILDLRGNTGGSLDTAVAVADQFLSQGDIVSLKSRSGDTRIYGSAKPHLRDFTGRVMVLVNRETSSGAEVIASVLQHARMTVIGERTAGRGVASTSHGMGVGYLMFPIAFLITPGGQLQGVGVTPDIVVRDDRQRPAAGTVVNLLGDPVLRRALEEIGRTSQSTPADAGSIRGTAESGE; encoded by the coding sequence GTGCGACGGACCCTGCTGCTCCTGGCGACCCTCCTCAGTACACAGACCGTTCGAGCGGAAGCGCTCGAACCCCTTCAGGTGGACCGCATCATCGAGAGTCTTCGACGTTTCCCCTACCTCTACCCTTTTGACGAGAAGAAGGTCAGGCAGGGTGCCGAGCAGGGGATCGACGGTCTGATTCGCGCGCTGGGCGATCCTGATGTCCGCTTCTCTCCGCGCAATGCGCTTGTTCCGTCGACCAATCCTCAGAAGGGGACGACCTTCGGCCTGGAGTTCGAGCAGGACGGGGCGGCGCAGCAGGGTGTCCAGCTCGCTGCCATTCCGCCGTTTACGTCCGCGTGGTACCAGGGATTGCAGCCGGGCGACATCATCGAGGGGATCGGCGACCATGACGTCCGGTCGGTCACACGACATGCGGCGGCAGCATTGCTGCCCCTTCTGGAGGATCAGTTCGTGGACCTGATCGTTCGGCGGGGTGAAACGCGGCAGGTCGTCAGGGTCACCCGGCAGGCCATCACCCCCACGCTGACTGTCCGGGAGGGGCTGCCGACCGGCACGGCGTATCTGGCGATGCCTACCTTGTTCACTGGATTGAGCGACGTCACGGATCAGCTGACCAGGGCAATCCAGCTCCTCCAGGAGGACGGAATCGCCACCCTGATCTTGGACCTGCGCGGCAATACAGGCGGCTCGCTGGATACCGCTGTGGCCGTCGCGGACCAGTTCCTGTCGCAGGGTGACATCGTGAGCCTCAAAAGCAGGAGTGGAGACACGCGAATCTACGGCAGCGCGAAGCCGCACTTGAGGGACTTCACCGGACGCGTCATGGTGCTCGTGAACCGTGAGACGAGCAGCGGTGCAGAAGTGATCGCAAGTGTCCTGCAACACGCCCGCATGACAGTGATCGGCGAGCGAACGGCAGGACGAGGCGTGGCGTCGACATCCCATGGGATGGGTGTGGGATACCTGATGTTCCCCATCGCGTTCCTGATCACGCCCGGCGGACAACTTCAGGGTGTGGGGGTCACACCGGACATCGTCGTGCGTGATGATCGGCAGCGGCCCGCTGCGGGAACTGTGGTGAACCTTCTGGGTGACCCGGTGCTGCGCCGGGCGCTGGAGGAGATCGGGCGCACGTCGCAGTCGACTCCGGCAGACGCTGGTTCCATCAGGGGGACTGCCGAGTCCGGCGAGTAA
- the rpe gene encoding ribulose-phosphate 3-epimerase, whose product MTADTPEARRVKLAPSILASDFARLGDELRAIESADWAHVDVMDGQFVPNISFGLPILAAARAVSSLFMDVHLMIDRPERYLRDFADAGADGLTVHVESTAHVHRAVQQIRELGKKAGVTLNPGTPLEALRPVLADVDLVLIMSVNPGFGGQKFIPHSLERIHTVRRWLDEIGSAAELQVDGGVSATNARAVVAAGASNLVAGSAVFGRDGAQAGLERLREALK is encoded by the coding sequence GTGACCGCCGACACCCCCGAAGCGAGGCGCGTGAAGCTCGCGCCGAGCATCCTCGCCAGCGATTTCGCCCGCCTGGGCGACGAACTCCGCGCCATCGAGAGCGCCGACTGGGCGCACGTGGACGTCATGGACGGCCAGTTCGTGCCCAACATCAGCTTCGGGCTGCCCATCCTGGCCGCCGCCCGCGCCGTCAGTAGCCTGTTCATGGACGTGCACCTCATGATTGACCGGCCCGAACGGTACCTGCGCGACTTCGCCGACGCCGGCGCCGACGGCCTGACCGTCCATGTGGAAAGCACCGCGCATGTCCACCGCGCCGTGCAGCAGATCCGGGAACTGGGCAAGAAGGCGGGCGTCACCCTGAACCCCGGCACGCCTCTGGAGGCTCTGCGGCCCGTCCTGGCCGACGTGGACCTCGTCCTGATCATGAGCGTCAATCCGGGCTTCGGCGGGCAGAAGTTCATCCCGCACAGCCTTGAGCGCATCCACACCGTCCGCCGCTGGCTGGACGAGATCGGCAGCGCCGCCGAACTCCAGGTCGATGGGGGCGTCAGCGCCACGAACGCCCGCGCGGTCGTCGCCGCCGGGGCGAGCAACCTCGTCGCGGGCAGCGCCGTGTTCGGCAGGGACGGCGCGCAGGCCGGACTGGAACGCCTGCGCGAGGCTCTGAAATAA
- a CDS encoding 2-phosphosulfolactate phosphatase produces the protein MRLRVDLLPHGNYPDVVVIIDVLRATTTAVTYLERGADALLLTATPEIALNLRTEGSPYLLGGERGGLPIPGFDFGNSPVEAAGQNFTGKTVVMNTTNGTGAAHTAAQSGKHIFLAALTNAHAAARRARAAATEEIAIVCAGTDEHVGLEDVYAAGVLAEYLLAMGEFSIDDGARIALTVRRNGGNPLEALGSSGHGQHLMRLGLGEDVRAAAGLSTSTIVPTLTHGDTPDGTLKFTVG, from the coding sequence ATGCGCCTGCGGGTCGACCTCCTCCCACACGGCAACTACCCGGACGTTGTGGTCATCATCGACGTGCTGCGCGCCACCACCACCGCCGTCACGTATCTCGAACGCGGCGCGGACGCCCTGCTGCTCACCGCCACCCCCGAGATCGCCCTGAACCTCCGCACCGAGGGCAGCCCCTACCTGCTCGGCGGGGAACGCGGCGGCCTGCCCATCCCCGGCTTCGACTTCGGCAACAGCCCCGTCGAGGCCGCCGGGCAGAACTTCACCGGCAAGACGGTCGTCATGAACACCACCAATGGCACCGGCGCCGCCCACACCGCCGCGCAGAGCGGCAAGCACATCTTCCTGGCTGCTCTGACGAACGCGCACGCCGCCGCCCGCCGAGCCCGCGCCGCCGCCACCGAGGAAATCGCCATCGTCTGCGCTGGCACCGACGAACACGTGGGTCTGGAGGACGTCTACGCCGCCGGGGTGCTCGCGGAGTACCTGCTCGCCATGGGCGAATTCAGCATCGATGACGGCGCCCGCATCGCCCTGACGGTCCGCCGCAACGGCGGCAACCCCTTGGAGGCTCTGGGCAGCAGTGGCCACGGCCAGCACCTCATGCGCTTGGGCCTGGGCGAGGACGTGCGCGCCGCCGCCGGACTGAGCACCAGCACCATCGTCCCCACTCTGACCCACGGCGACACTCCGGACGGCACCCTGAAATTCACGGTGGGGTGA
- a CDS encoding sel1 repeat family protein — protein MNGPSLLNLLRNGDIEPLHAHLTDLQAQFEAGQISEGDLLRAFRAFQTSDLTLGEGFQKWTEAHPGTYAPHVALAGWFLGRGWEARGGHTSNRVSDQGWRSLDHFLTQADGCARHAATLTDNPLAAWNVIGLASNTRGCQLSLHDVQNQQYPDWFTRAVQDNPGTLALRRVMLLHLRTEWGGGEEHMLTFVRQQQDAGLLGQSDIQRLWAAFHSHVAHHAQHFSQDHALAVERARIAAELDPLQSEQLLIALTGANASPSERLDALRRYLSAAQQENSVPSGNFGWAVLKAGDWIKPELPRITALLASAAQDGDADSAVLLGRMHLVHPAWGTQSARAVLEIARDQGHTAAAETIAYLSEHTSAPAEQQRADILRAADLLSGEMSWHVYQQFPEFQRQFNLEPRQRFKYLHRAADGGENDARFELARQLRAGNVELGEDGVLRPVDTQPIQASLEYARHLLERAAMTDHGPSRKALKSAQEKDWQEVTARRLKLKAVRAKQLTPKDETDSRPFRVPWFLIAALIFGVFRACSHMNDSSTAALLDPVQRIEQREVSAEQQRFIERVAAGELQPVFEKDGVHFEPVTPKSP, from the coding sequence ATGAACGGCCCGAGCCTCCTGAACCTTCTCCGCAATGGCGACATCGAACCCCTGCACGCCCACCTCACCGATCTGCAGGCGCAGTTCGAGGCCGGGCAGATCAGTGAAGGCGACCTGCTACGGGCCTTCCGCGCCTTCCAGACCTCCGATCTGACACTCGGGGAGGGCTTCCAGAAATGGACCGAGGCGCACCCAGGCACGTACGCCCCGCACGTCGCGCTTGCGGGCTGGTTCCTGGGACGAGGCTGGGAGGCGCGCGGCGGCCACACGTCCAACCGCGTCAGTGACCAGGGCTGGCGTTCCCTGGATCACTTCCTGACCCAGGCCGACGGGTGCGCCCGCCACGCCGCTACCCTCACCGACAACCCCCTGGCCGCCTGGAACGTCATCGGACTGGCCAGCAACACGCGCGGCTGCCAGCTGAGCCTGCACGACGTGCAGAATCAGCAGTACCCGGACTGGTTCACGCGCGCTGTTCAGGACAACCCGGGCACCCTCGCCCTGCGCCGCGTCATGCTGCTGCACCTGCGTACCGAGTGGGGTGGCGGTGAGGAACACATGCTCACCTTCGTGCGCCAGCAGCAGGACGCCGGACTGCTCGGTCAGAGCGACATACAGCGCCTCTGGGCCGCATTTCACAGTCACGTGGCACACCATGCGCAGCATTTTTCGCAGGACCACGCACTGGCCGTAGAACGCGCGCGCATCGCCGCTGAACTCGACCCACTCCAGTCCGAGCAGCTCCTGATCGCCCTGACCGGAGCGAACGCCAGTCCATCCGAGCGTCTGGACGCCCTGCGCCGTTACCTTTCAGCCGCGCAGCAGGAGAACAGCGTACCGTCCGGCAATTTTGGCTGGGCTGTGCTCAAGGCTGGAGACTGGATCAAGCCCGAGCTGCCACGCATCACGGCCCTGCTGGCCAGCGCGGCGCAGGACGGAGACGCCGATTCGGCCGTCCTGCTCGGGCGTATGCATTTGGTCCATCCCGCGTGGGGGACGCAGAGTGCCCGCGCCGTTCTGGAAATCGCCCGCGACCAGGGCCATACGGCAGCGGCTGAAACCATCGCCTACCTCAGCGAGCACACCTCCGCGCCAGCTGAGCAGCAGCGAGCAGACATCCTCAGGGCGGCCGACCTGCTCAGCGGTGAAATGAGCTGGCACGTGTACCAGCAGTTCCCGGAATTCCAGCGGCAGTTCAATCTGGAGCCACGGCAACGCTTCAAGTACCTGCACCGCGCCGCGGACGGTGGTGAAAACGACGCCCGTTTCGAACTGGCCCGGCAACTGCGGGCCGGGAATGTCGAACTGGGCGAGGACGGCGTGCTGCGACCCGTGGACACTCAGCCCATCCAGGCCAGCCTGGAGTACGCACGGCATCTGCTGGAGCGTGCGGCCATGACCGATCACGGACCCTCACGCAAGGCGCTGAAGTCCGCGCAGGAGAAAGACTGGCAGGAAGTCACGGCGAGACGCCTGAAATTGAAAGCGGTGCGCGCCAAACAATTGACCCCGAAGGACGAGACGGACTCCCGACCCTTCCGGGTGCCGTGGTTCCTGATCGCGGCACTGATCTTCGGGGTGTTCCGTGCGTGCAGTCACATGAACGATTCGTCCACCGCTGCCTTGCTTGATCCGGTGCAACGGATTGAGCAGCGCGAGGTCAGCGCAGAGCAGCAGCGGTTCATCGAGCGCGTGGCGGCCGGTGAACTCCAGCCGGTCTTTGAGAAGGACGGCGTGCACTTTGAGCCGGTGACTCCCAAGTCCCCCTGA
- the nspC gene encoding carboxynorspermidine decarboxylase: MTVFPSDLKLSAVTPVDAVDWAAIPSPAFVLDESRLRRNLELISYVQRESGAQIIVAFKGFSMWSAFPTLREYGITGATASSLNEAILAKEEMGGEVHVYAPAYSDEDFPRVLELADHLVFNSFSQWERFKPQVEAARAAGRTVHVGIRVNPEYAEVETDLYNPAGPFSRLGVTRREFRMDLMDGVDGLHFHTLCEKDSDTLERTLEVLERTFGDVLAQVKWVNFGGGHLMTREGYDIPRLIRVVRAFRERWGVHVILEPGSAFGWQTGWLVSSVLDVVHNVKDALLLDISVSAHMPDVLEMPYRPRILGAGDPPELDHHRETSEGAGGHPYIIGGTTCLAGDVVGEYVFDRALEIGDRVVFDDMIHYTMVKTTFFNGVKHPDIGILHRDGSYERVKTFGYEEFKAKLS, from the coding sequence GTGACTGTTTTTCCCTCTGATCTCAAGTTGAGTGCCGTGACGCCCGTGGACGCGGTGGACTGGGCGGCGATTCCCAGTCCGGCGTTCGTGCTGGACGAGTCGCGGCTGCGCCGGAACCTGGAGTTGATCTCGTACGTGCAGCGGGAGAGTGGCGCGCAGATCATCGTGGCGTTCAAGGGCTTCTCGATGTGGTCGGCGTTCCCGACGCTGCGTGAGTACGGGATCACCGGGGCGACGGCCAGCAGCCTGAACGAGGCGATCCTGGCGAAGGAGGAGATGGGGGGCGAGGTGCACGTGTACGCCCCGGCGTACAGCGACGAGGATTTCCCGCGTGTGCTGGAACTGGCGGATCATCTGGTGTTCAATTCGTTCTCGCAGTGGGAGCGCTTTAAGCCGCAGGTGGAGGCGGCGCGCGCGGCGGGCCGGACGGTGCACGTGGGGATCCGCGTGAACCCGGAGTACGCCGAGGTGGAGACCGACCTGTACAACCCGGCCGGGCCGTTTTCCCGCCTGGGCGTGACGCGCCGGGAGTTCCGCATGGACCTGATGGACGGCGTGGACGGCCTGCACTTCCACACGCTGTGCGAGAAGGACAGCGACACGCTGGAGCGGACGCTGGAGGTGCTGGAACGCACCTTCGGGGACGTGCTGGCACAGGTGAAGTGGGTGAATTTCGGCGGCGGACACCTGATGACCCGCGAAGGGTACGACATCCCGCGTCTGATCCGCGTGGTGCGGGCCTTCCGCGAGCGGTGGGGCGTGCACGTGATCCTGGAGCCTGGCAGTGCGTTCGGCTGGCAGACCGGGTGGCTGGTGAGCAGTGTGCTGGATGTGGTGCACAACGTCAAGGACGCCCTGCTGCTGGACATCAGCGTGTCGGCGCACATGCCGGACGTGCTGGAGATGCCCTACCGGCCCCGCATCCTGGGGGCGGGCGATCCGCCCGAGCTGGATCACCACCGCGAGACGAGCGAGGGCGCGGGCGGCCATCCGTACATCATCGGCGGGACGACCTGCCTGGCCGGAGACGTGGTCGGGGAGTACGTGTTCGACCGGGCGCTGGAGATCGGGGACCGCGTGGTGTTCGACGACATGATCCACTACACGATGGTGAAGACGACGTTCTTCAACGGCGTGAAGCACCCGGACATCGGCATCCTGCACCGAGACGGCTCGTACGAGCGGGTGAAGACCTTCGGGTACGAAGAGTTCAAGGCCAAACTCAGCTGA